From a region of the Chitinophaga caseinilytica genome:
- a CDS encoding efflux RND transporter periplasmic adaptor subunit produces the protein MHPQVVQNAPGTCPICAMDLVPFDKNSTSTSLQLMDSQVKLANITTAAAGAGMLTQTRSLNARLMPDPQRTGIISARIAGRIDKLHVRETGVRIKKGQALYAVYSEELATLQSEYLLAAAQTRKFPEDARFKQIAEGAELKLERYGQSKNAIGKLLQEGKPQPLVTFYAEQDGLVTELSVTEGQYIAEGGTVLQVEDYSRLWVEADIYPSEAELLKTGQTLQVIVPGWENEPRNMQAEFVYPALQTGRQTLQLRGSISNPDARWQPGMAATVLLPVASRSETMQLPIDAVIRDGATAHIWIEKPKNTFTPRKVKTGLETNRSIEITEGLRDGEKVVITGAYLLYSEFVLKRGKQPV, from the coding sequence ATGCACCCGCAAGTTGTGCAGAACGCACCGGGCACCTGCCCCATTTGCGCGATGGACCTTGTACCGTTCGATAAAAACAGTACCAGCACGTCGCTCCAGCTGATGGACAGTCAGGTCAAACTCGCCAATATCACCACTGCGGCCGCCGGCGCCGGTATGCTCACGCAAACACGTAGCCTGAACGCACGGCTCATGCCCGATCCGCAACGGACCGGCATCATTTCTGCGCGCATCGCCGGGCGGATAGACAAGCTGCACGTCCGCGAAACGGGCGTGCGCATCAAAAAGGGACAGGCGTTGTACGCCGTGTATTCCGAAGAACTGGCGACGCTGCAATCGGAATATCTGCTGGCGGCGGCGCAAACCCGCAAATTCCCTGAAGACGCGCGTTTCAAGCAGATCGCCGAAGGTGCGGAACTGAAGCTCGAACGGTATGGGCAAAGCAAAAACGCCATCGGCAAACTGTTGCAGGAAGGCAAGCCCCAACCGCTGGTCACTTTTTATGCCGAACAGGACGGGCTCGTTACCGAACTTTCCGTTACGGAAGGACAGTACATCGCCGAAGGCGGCACGGTTTTGCAGGTAGAAGATTACAGTCGTTTGTGGGTGGAAGCGGATATTTATCCGTCGGAAGCCGAACTGCTGAAAACCGGGCAAACGTTGCAGGTGATCGTTCCAGGGTGGGAAAACGAGCCCCGGAACATGCAGGCCGAGTTCGTTTATCCCGCGCTGCAAACCGGCCGGCAAACCCTCCAGCTCCGCGGCTCCATATCGAACCCGGACGCGCGCTGGCAACCGGGAATGGCTGCCACGGTACTGCTGCCGGTAGCGTCGCGCAGCGAAACGATGCAACTGCCCATCGACGCCGTGATCCGCGACGGCGCGACGGCGCACATATGGATCGAAAAGCCGAAGAACACCTTCACGCCGCGCAAAGTGAAGACCGGCCTGGAAACCAACCGTTCCATCGAGATCACGGAAGGCCTCCGGGATGGCGAAAAAGTGGTAATAACGGGCGCGTATCTGCTGTATAGCGAATTCGTGCTCAAAAGAGGCAAACAGCCCGTTTAG
- a CDS encoding DUF3347 domain-containing protein codes for MKQWLIPAAVTFLAACGGNNNPQQEKENTAEKAAQTAAPAATTVALKNDALNAVFEHYEKLTDALVKGDAAAAKVSAAAIETGAPAADPSGKLAEAAQKIGAATDIEAQRGAYSVLNNTFIGLVKSTGMSSGELHVEFCPMALDNAGARWLSRSKEIRNPYFGDAMLTCGSVEETLQ; via the coding sequence ATGAAACAATGGCTCATTCCCGCCGCAGTGACTTTCCTCGCGGCCTGCGGCGGCAACAACAATCCCCAGCAGGAAAAGGAAAACACCGCTGAAAAAGCCGCGCAAACCGCCGCGCCGGCCGCTACTACCGTGGCGCTGAAGAACGACGCGCTGAATGCCGTGTTCGAACATTACGAAAAACTCACTGACGCCCTCGTGAAAGGCGATGCCGCCGCCGCGAAAGTATCCGCAGCCGCCATCGAAACCGGCGCCCCCGCGGCAGACCCTTCCGGCAAGCTCGCGGAAGCCGCGCAGAAAATCGGCGCAGCCACCGATATCGAAGCCCAGCGCGGTGCCTATTCAGTGTTAAACAATACTTTTATCGGACTGGTAAAATCTACCGGTATGAGCAGCGGAGAACTGCACGTGGAATTCTGCCCCATGGCGCTCGACAACGCCGGCGCCCGCTGGCTCAGCCGCTCGAAGGAAATCCGCAACCCGTATTTCGGCGATGCCATGCTGACTTGCGGAAGTGTGGAAGAAACCCTGCAATAA
- a CDS encoding SRPBCC domain-containing protein — MKTESLIKTEPLIVERTYPATPQKVWDAITDPDKMRVWYFDTKGFKVEKGTEFSFDCFCDETLFRHLCVVTEVVPQRKIAYTWRYDGFPGSSEVTWELFPENGGTRLKLTHTGLESFPQDHPSFVRSSFMGGWGDFLDRALPEFLLQAA, encoded by the coding sequence ATGAAAACGGAATCTCTCATTAAAACGGAGCCACTGATCGTGGAGCGCACGTATCCGGCAACACCGCAAAAAGTCTGGGATGCGATCACAGACCCGGATAAGATGCGGGTTTGGTATTTCGACACAAAGGGCTTCAAGGTGGAAAAAGGCACGGAGTTTTCCTTCGATTGCTTCTGCGACGAAACCCTGTTCCGGCACCTTTGCGTGGTCACCGAAGTGGTACCGCAGCGAAAGATCGCCTACACCTGGCGCTACGACGGCTTTCCGGGCAGTTCGGAAGTGACCTGGGAGCTGTTCCCCGAAAACGGCGGAACGCGGCTGAAACTGACGCATACGGGGCTGGAAAGCTTCCCGCAGGACCATCCGTCGTTCGTGCGCAGCAGCTTCATGGGCGGCTGGGGCGATTTCCTCGATCGCGCATTGCCGGAATTCCTCCTGCAGGCAGCGTAA
- a CDS encoding metalloregulator ArsR/SmtB family transcription factor, with protein MRRDVFQAISDPTRREIIQLLAGAPRHLNAVAEHFPISRPAVSKHIRILTECGLIVIKQQGRERYCHADLRPLREVRDWTARYEVFWNEKLDALGDFLAGEPG; from the coding sequence ATGAGAAGAGACGTATTCCAGGCGATATCCGACCCTACGCGCAGGGAGATCATCCAGTTGCTGGCGGGCGCGCCGCGGCATTTGAACGCGGTGGCGGAACATTTCCCCATCAGCCGGCCGGCGGTGTCCAAACACATCCGCATCCTCACCGAATGCGGGCTCATCGTTATAAAGCAGCAGGGCAGGGAACGGTATTGCCACGCAGACCTGCGGCCATTGCGCGAAGTGCGCGACTGGACCGCCCGCTACGAGGTTTTCTGGAACGAAAAACTGGACGCCCTGGGCGATTTCCTGGCGGGCGAGCCGGGTTGA
- a CDS encoding porin family protein yields MNIRNIFFITILAFGARAQAQIHLEHRIQAGFNIGATAPVGLPNTIRKINSYRPEFCPSLGYELSWRPSATHKWGAAVGVKLDYKGMTTKDEVMYFHTMITMDDGSGKSEFEGAFTGKNKTTVRNAYVSFPISATYTPNDNWRFQLGGYMAWLFSANFYGNVSDGYIRNGGSLGEKVSVSQAEFDFGTDMRRFDVGLQGGAERRVGKKLRVMGNLNWGLRPVFPSDFRGMDFPMYNIYVTLGVAYRI; encoded by the coding sequence ATGAACATCCGCAACATATTTTTCATTACGATACTGGCCTTCGGCGCCCGGGCGCAGGCACAGATCCACCTGGAACACCGCATACAGGCGGGTTTCAATATCGGCGCCACGGCGCCGGTGGGGCTTCCGAACACGATCCGCAAAATCAATTCGTACAGGCCGGAGTTTTGTCCATCGCTGGGGTACGAACTATCCTGGCGCCCTTCCGCTACCCATAAATGGGGCGCAGCGGTGGGCGTGAAGCTCGATTATAAAGGCATGACCACGAAAGACGAGGTGATGTATTTCCATACCATGATCACGATGGACGATGGGTCGGGCAAAAGCGAATTCGAAGGTGCGTTCACCGGGAAAAACAAGACCACGGTGCGCAATGCGTACGTGTCTTTCCCGATCAGCGCCACCTATACGCCAAACGATAACTGGCGCTTTCAACTGGGCGGCTATATGGCCTGGCTGTTCAGCGCAAACTTCTATGGGAATGTGAGCGACGGGTACATCCGGAATGGCGGATCGCTGGGTGAAAAAGTGTCAGTTTCCCAGGCGGAATTCGATTTCGGAACTGACATGCGCCGTTTTGACGTTGGGTTGCAGGGCGGGGCCGAGCGCCGCGTCGGAAAAAAACTCCGCGTGATGGGGAACCTGAATTGGGGATTGAGACCGGTTTTTCCGTCGGATTTCAGGGGGATGGATTTCCCGATGTATAATATTTATGTTACGCTTGGCGTGGCATACCGCATCTAG
- a CDS encoding PCMD domain-containing protein: MTHITSTSLLRSLAAISAFALLQACIKAEPPNPEADIETFTLPDSLLTGDVFVDQSNRKILLYLEPSAFESGVAPKITLSAGASISPASGDSIHFTKEIVYTVTSASGQSRKQYTVEVVSIGEWNWSFEKWLVHDKDKYNYPVEADDKQVWSSGNPGVALSGVPKRPDGYPLRATDDSKDGAHAAELVTLKGTVLSGMVGIKLFAGSLFLGNFDVSNAFLEPLKATQFGQPFTGKATRFTGYYKYAPGATYQDKAGNPVPGVTDSCAIYAVLYTGRTRLDATNIHTSDRIVATAKLPDGSGRGNWTHFDIPFTYMPGRSVEREMMMAIVASSSKDGDQYRGAIGSRLVIDSLAIIQ, encoded by the coding sequence ATGACCCACATCACATCAACATCGCTCCTGAGAAGCCTCGCGGCCATCTCCGCCTTCGCGCTCCTGCAGGCGTGCATCAAGGCCGAGCCGCCCAACCCGGAGGCAGACATCGAAACCTTCACCCTTCCGGATTCCCTGCTGACGGGCGACGTGTTCGTAGACCAGTCGAACCGTAAAATCCTCCTCTACCTGGAGCCCTCCGCCTTCGAAAGCGGCGTTGCGCCCAAGATCACCCTGTCTGCCGGCGCCAGCATTTCCCCGGCCTCCGGCGATTCCATCCACTTCACCAAAGAAATCGTCTACACCGTAACCTCCGCCAGCGGCCAAAGCCGCAAGCAATACACGGTCGAGGTCGTGTCTATCGGGGAATGGAACTGGTCGTTCGAGAAATGGCTCGTACATGATAAGGATAAGTATAATTACCCGGTGGAAGCGGACGACAAACAGGTTTGGTCTTCCGGCAACCCGGGCGTGGCCCTGAGCGGCGTTCCCAAACGGCCGGACGGGTATCCGTTACGGGCAACCGACGATTCCAAAGACGGGGCGCATGCCGCGGAGTTGGTGACGCTGAAAGGCACCGTGCTTTCCGGTATGGTGGGCATCAAGTTGTTTGCGGGGTCGCTGTTCCTGGGGAATTTCGATGTCAGCAACGCCTTCCTCGAGCCGCTGAAAGCCACGCAATTCGGGCAGCCATTCACGGGCAAGGCTACACGCTTCACCGGTTACTACAAATATGCGCCCGGGGCCACGTACCAGGATAAAGCCGGCAACCCCGTTCCCGGCGTCACGGATTCCTGCGCGATATACGCGGTGCTGTATACGGGCCGCACACGGCTGGATGCCACCAACATCCACACGTCTGACCGCATCGTGGCCACGGCCAAACTGCCCGACGGTTCCGGCCGCGGCAACTGGACGCATTTCGACATACCGTTCACCTACATGCCCGGCCGCAGCGTGGAAAGGGAAATGATGATGGCCATCGTGGCCTCGTCCAGCAAAGACGGCGACCAGTACCGCGGCGCCATCGGCAGCCGGCTTGTAATCGACAGTTTAGCTATCATCCAGTAA
- a CDS encoding YwbE family protein, protein MREDAQYRKNITPGLEVGIVLKKDQRSGKVTYGIVQDLLTSAAYHSRGIKVRLEDGQVGRVVEIVY, encoded by the coding sequence ATGAGGGAAGACGCGCAATACAGAAAAAATATCACACCCGGCCTCGAGGTCGGCATCGTCCTGAAGAAAGACCAGCGCAGCGGAAAAGTGACATACGGTATCGTTCAAGACCTGCTCACCTCCGCTGCGTACCACTCCAGGGGCATCAAGGTGCGGCTGGAAGACGGACAGGTAGGCCGGGTCGTGGAAATCGTATACTGA
- a CDS encoding DUF779 domain-containing protein: protein MIDSRIVAAKPAMQLIRQLVSQHGPLEFRISGSCVEGFVPRCVQGDGRGPREAHFPLGLVEGCPAYIQPASCVVEDNAHFVLHVEKGKTNPGSLEAPGNVRFLLSRKAARRETSVDPHMFSYLFGYSGNWG from the coding sequence ATGATTGACTCCAGGATCGTAGCCGCCAAGCCGGCTATGCAATTAATCCGGCAACTCGTATCGCAACACGGTCCACTCGAATTCCGGATCAGCGGCAGTTGTGTAGAAGGTTTCGTTCCCCGTTGCGTGCAAGGCGATGGAAGGGGGCCAAGGGAAGCGCATTTCCCGCTGGGCCTGGTAGAAGGCTGCCCTGCATACATTCAGCCCGCATCTTGCGTGGTGGAAGACAATGCCCATTTCGTGCTGCATGTGGAAAAGGGGAAAACCAACCCCGGTTCCCTCGAAGCGCCGGGCAACGTCCGGTTCCTGCTGTCCCGCAAAGCGGCGCGCCGCGAAACATCCGTCGATCCCCACATGTTCAGTTACCTGTTCGGTTATAGCGGCAACTGGGGCTGA
- a CDS encoding AraC family transcriptional regulator: MPTRMLKTLVENRRVFNLNNCELNVFECFETAYAVPMQFNEFIITSMVRGKKVMHLPNQPSFDYLPGETVIYPANEKMAIDFPEASFDNPTQCIALAIDALYVRGTIDYLNSYYQSPDERRSWRLQFNQYHFENDDEISALINKLIRICCSADNSKNIYADLNLKELLIRLMQSQHLTQVMTESAVSNNQSRQHFVLNYIREHLTERISVDTLSKKAYLSRNLFFRWFREQFGITPLEYVNRERITLAKRLLSQPDTSVSEVSERCGFADVNYFIRMFKKVEGITPKTYQTISSDHFRLMAGKQL; this comes from the coding sequence ATGCCCACCAGAATGTTGAAAACGCTGGTAGAGAACCGGCGTGTTTTCAATCTGAACAACTGTGAGCTGAACGTATTCGAATGTTTCGAGACCGCTTATGCGGTGCCCATGCAGTTCAACGAATTCATCATCACCAGTATGGTCCGCGGCAAGAAGGTCATGCACCTTCCCAACCAGCCCAGTTTCGATTATCTCCCCGGCGAAACCGTCATTTATCCCGCGAACGAAAAAATGGCGATCGATTTCCCCGAAGCGTCGTTCGACAATCCCACGCAATGCATCGCACTGGCCATAGATGCGCTGTACGTCCGCGGCACGATCGATTACCTCAACAGCTACTACCAATCGCCCGACGAGCGGCGTTCCTGGCGTTTGCAGTTCAACCAGTACCATTTCGAGAACGACGATGAGATCAGCGCGCTCATCAACAAGCTGATCCGCATTTGCTGCAGTGCAGACAACAGTAAAAACATCTATGCCGATCTCAACCTGAAAGAGCTGCTGATCCGCCTCATGCAAAGCCAGCACCTCACGCAGGTGATGACGGAATCTGCCGTGAGCAACAACCAAAGCCGCCAGCACTTCGTCCTCAATTACATCCGCGAGCACCTTACAGAACGCATTTCGGTAGACACGCTCAGCAAAAAAGCCTACCTGAGCCGCAATCTTTTCTTCCGCTGGTTCCGCGAACAGTTCGGCATCACGCCGCTGGAATACGTCAACCGCGAGCGCATCACCCTCGCCAAGCGGCTCCTCTCCCAGCCCGACACGAGCGTGAGCGAAGTGAGCGAGCGCTGCGGTTTTGCGGACGTCAACTACTTTATCCGCATGTTTAAAAAAGTAGAAGGCATCACGCCCAAAACCTACCAGACCATCAGTTCCGACCACTTCCGCCTCATGGCCGGGAAACAGCTGTAA
- a CDS encoding translesion error-prone DNA polymerase V autoproteolytic subunit: MYAVNQRNGLSFYAVRATGEISVPYIWTPLKAGFPSPAQDYMEEEIDLVNLLGMNKPSVFIVRVDGHSMTDAHVPDRSYLVVDRSLKPMPNDIVVAVLNGEFTVKTLVKSSTGWMLYPENAMYDPIVVRDTDAFQVWGVVAQVVIDRKEMRLRKR; this comes from the coding sequence ATGTATGCAGTTAACCAGCGGAACGGCCTTTCCTTTTACGCCGTCCGAGCCACCGGAGAGATAAGCGTGCCCTATATCTGGACCCCGCTGAAAGCAGGATTCCCTTCGCCCGCGCAAGACTACATGGAAGAGGAAATAGACCTCGTCAACCTGCTGGGTATGAACAAGCCGTCCGTTTTCATCGTGCGGGTCGACGGCCATTCCATGACCGACGCGCACGTGCCCGACAGGAGCTATCTGGTGGTAGACCGCTCCCTCAAACCTATGCCTAACGACATTGTAGTGGCCGTCCTCAACGGCGAATTCACCGTCAAGACCCTCGTCAAATCCTCCACCGGCTGGATGCTCTATCCCGAAAACGCCATGTACGACCCCATCGTGGTCCGGGACACCGACGCCTTCCAGGTTTGGGGTGTGGTGGCGCAGGTAGTGATCGACCGGAAAGAAATGCGGCTGCGTAAAAGATAA
- a CDS encoding ABC transporter permease: protein MWMNYIKIAWRNLSRNRMFSIINILGLAIGIAASLLILQYVSNELSYDGFHEKKDRIYRVQQQRMDEGNNLSTNWAAGTFGVGTHLKNEFTEVEEVVKLIKAQPLLMNVAGKSGEGLRIEQAFWATPSFLKVFSVPLLKGDAATVLSEPNTLLLSETVAKKLFGEEDPVGKNVLRNQGKVFRVVGVYADLPENSHIHPQTLTSWSTFVKDAESPGLETTWTWDGCLTYVLLRPGSDPAAMEARFPGMVKRLAKMKDGTPVHVAYSLMPLSDIHLYSHGRMEAEPNGDGNTVYLLLGIALFIIVIAWINYINLATARALNRAVEVGVRKAVGSQRSQLVWQFLLESALLNALAVGLAVLLMSAVMPLFNNISGQSLTMSLFGSRVFWTALTGLYLAGSLLSGMYPAFVLSRFKPEAVLKGKVISSRQGAGLRKALVVFQFAASLFLLVGTLIVFKQIRFMRSQELGFQMEQTLVVKAPMAVDDAIYGQKLAALRNSLRNESLIRELTASSYIPGQPVDFNAAGIRLRGEDFKMGKEYRVVTTDGFFVQAFGLKMLAGRGFSDQFGGEGESVMFNRTGLRKLGFAKPEDAIGKQINFWEKFYTIVGVVDDFHQESLRESIEPLIFRYEPGVKGAISMRITADNAQQAITKVQQQYAALFPDNPFDYFFLDQYFDNQYKADQRFGQVFGVFTGLAIFVACLGLFGLASFTVMQRTKEIGVRKVLGASVPQILGLLYREYATLILWAFGMGAPLAWWFSSRWLDGYAFRTGMGWMPFVLPLLIVLVVAFLTVGIQSFRAATANPVKSLRSE from the coding sequence ATGTGGATGAATTATATCAAAATAGCATGGCGCAACCTCAGCCGCAACCGGATGTTCTCCATCATCAACATCCTCGGCCTCGCTATCGGCATCGCCGCATCGCTGCTGATCCTGCAATACGTTTCCAACGAGCTGAGCTACGATGGTTTCCATGAGAAGAAGGACCGCATCTACCGCGTGCAGCAGCAACGGATGGACGAAGGGAACAACCTCTCCACCAACTGGGCCGCCGGCACGTTCGGCGTCGGCACGCACCTGAAAAACGAATTCACGGAAGTGGAGGAAGTGGTAAAGCTGATCAAGGCGCAGCCGCTGCTGATGAACGTGGCGGGGAAAAGCGGGGAAGGATTGCGGATCGAACAGGCTTTCTGGGCCACGCCTTCGTTTTTGAAGGTTTTTTCCGTGCCGCTGCTGAAAGGCGACGCGGCCACCGTGCTTTCGGAGCCCAACACCCTGCTGCTTTCCGAAACCGTGGCGAAAAAATTGTTCGGGGAGGAAGACCCCGTGGGCAAAAACGTCCTGCGCAACCAGGGAAAGGTTTTCCGCGTGGTGGGCGTGTATGCCGATCTTCCTGAAAACAGCCACATCCACCCCCAAACGCTTACATCCTGGTCCACATTCGTCAAAGACGCCGAAAGCCCCGGGCTGGAAACCACCTGGACCTGGGACGGCTGCCTGACCTACGTGCTGCTGCGCCCGGGCTCCGACCCGGCAGCGATGGAAGCCCGGTTCCCCGGAATGGTGAAGCGCCTGGCCAAAATGAAAGACGGTACGCCCGTGCATGTGGCCTATTCGCTGATGCCGCTGTCAGACATCCACCTGTATTCCCACGGAAGGATGGAAGCGGAGCCTAACGGAGACGGGAACACGGTGTATTTATTGCTGGGCATCGCGCTGTTCATCATTGTCATCGCCTGGATCAATTATATCAACCTCGCTACCGCCCGCGCGCTCAACCGTGCCGTGGAAGTAGGCGTGCGGAAGGCCGTGGGCTCACAGCGCAGCCAGCTGGTCTGGCAGTTCCTGCTGGAATCCGCGCTGCTTAACGCGCTGGCCGTGGGCCTGGCCGTGTTGCTCATGAGCGCGGTGATGCCGCTTTTCAATAACATCTCCGGGCAATCGCTCACCATGTCGCTGTTCGGCAGTCGTGTTTTCTGGACGGCGCTGACGGGGCTTTACCTGGCGGGATCGCTGCTTTCGGGGATGTACCCGGCATTCGTACTGTCCCGCTTCAAACCGGAGGCAGTGTTGAAGGGGAAAGTGATCTCCTCGCGGCAGGGCGCGGGTTTGCGCAAGGCGCTGGTAGTATTCCAGTTTGCCGCGTCGCTGTTCCTGCTGGTGGGTACGCTCATCGTTTTTAAACAGATCCGGTTCATGCGGTCGCAGGAGCTGGGCTTCCAGATGGAGCAGACCCTCGTCGTGAAAGCGCCCATGGCAGTGGATGATGCGATCTACGGGCAGAAACTGGCTGCGCTGCGGAACAGTCTGCGCAACGAGAGCCTCATCCGCGAGCTCACCGCTTCTTCCTACATTCCCGGCCAGCCAGTCGATTTCAACGCGGCGGGGATCCGCTTGCGGGGAGAGGATTTCAAGATGGGGAAAGAATACCGGGTGGTGACGACCGACGGGTTTTTCGTGCAGGCTTTCGGCTTGAAAATGCTCGCCGGGCGCGGCTTTTCCGACCAGTTCGGCGGGGAAGGGGAATCGGTGATGTTCAACCGGACGGGCCTCCGCAAACTGGGATTCGCCAAACCGGAGGATGCGATCGGCAAGCAGATCAATTTCTGGGAGAAGTTCTATACGATCGTGGGCGTGGTGGACGATTTCCACCAGGAATCGCTCCGCGAGTCCATCGAACCGCTGATCTTCCGGTACGAGCCGGGCGTGAAGGGGGCGATCTCGATGCGGATCACGGCAGATAACGCGCAGCAGGCCATTACGAAAGTGCAGCAGCAATATGCGGCCCTTTTCCCCGACAATCCGTTCGATTATTTCTTCCTCGACCAATATTTCGACAATCAATACAAGGCCGACCAGCGTTTCGGTCAGGTGTTCGGCGTGTTTACGGGCCTGGCCATTTTCGTGGCGTGCCTGGGCCTCTTCGGGCTGGCATCTTTCACGGTGATGCAGCGGACCAAGGAGATCGGGGTGCGGAAGGTGCTGGGCGCCTCCGTTCCGCAGATCCTCGGGTTGCTGTACCGCGAATACGCCACACTGATCCTGTGGGCTTTCGGGATGGGGGCGCCGCTGGCATGGTGGTTTTCTTCGCGCTGGCTGGACGGGTATGCGTTCCGGACGGGCATGGGCTGGATGCCGTTCGTGCTGCCGCTGCTCATCGTGCTGGTCGTGGCTTTCCTGACCGTGGGGATCCAGAGCTTCCGCGCCGCAACGGCCAACCCGGTGAAAAGCCTCCGGTCGGAATAG
- the proB gene encoding glutamate 5-kinase, with protein sequence MKNTNKPILVIKFGTASITHGNGELNESVISEIAKQVAAVHDRYNVVLVSSGAVAAGKRFLKEYAGSISERKAAAAIGNPLLLNRYTHYFSQYGIPVAQSLCERSHFSNRNQFLQLHKTYEELWASGIIPIANENDVVSDLELKFSDNDELATLIAVGFGASMLLFSTSVGGVLDREGKIVPLIPEIDEAAFSLADTSKSSMGLGGMVSKLTFARLATRMGIQVVIFGIGTPEGVSLATAGKTGTLCPPQPCSMPARRKWLASGSLVTGRIQVDAGAQKALEKRHSLLAVGVREVLEKFECGEVIEIAGESGEVFAVARAKVSSDDLAGDSRAKNLEVAHADEIVIL encoded by the coding sequence ATGAAAAATACGAACAAACCGATACTTGTCATAAAATTCGGTACTGCGTCCATTACGCACGGCAACGGGGAACTGAACGAGTCCGTCATCTCCGAGATCGCCAAACAGGTGGCGGCGGTACACGACCGCTACAATGTGGTGCTCGTTTCTTCCGGCGCCGTGGCGGCGGGAAAGCGTTTCCTGAAAGAATATGCCGGCTCCATCAGCGAGCGCAAAGCGGCGGCAGCCATTGGTAACCCCTTGCTGCTCAACCGGTATACGCATTATTTTTCCCAATACGGCATCCCCGTGGCGCAAAGCCTCTGCGAGCGCAGCCACTTTTCGAACCGCAACCAGTTCCTCCAATTGCATAAAACGTACGAGGAACTGTGGGCCAGCGGCATCATCCCCATCGCCAATGAAAACGACGTGGTGAGCGACCTGGAGCTGAAGTTTTCCGACAACGACGAGCTGGCGACGCTCATCGCGGTGGGTTTCGGCGCCTCCATGCTGCTGTTCTCCACCAGCGTGGGCGGTGTGCTCGACCGCGAAGGGAAGATCGTTCCCCTCATCCCCGAAATTGACGAAGCCGCCTTTTCGCTGGCAGATACCAGCAAATCGAGCATGGGCCTCGGCGGCATGGTATCTAAGCTTACGTTCGCACGCCTGGCCACCCGGATGGGCATCCAGGTGGTGATTTTCGGGATCGGCACGCCGGAAGGGGTTTCCCTGGCCACGGCGGGCAAAACGGGGACGCTTTGCCCGCCGCAGCCCTGCAGCATGCCCGCCCGCCGCAAATGGCTGGCCAGCGGCAGCCTGGTGACCGGCAGGATACAGGTAGACGCCGGCGCGCAGAAAGCCCTGGAAAAACGGCACTCCCTCCTCGCCGTGGGCGTCAGGGAAGTGCTGGAGAAGTTCGAATGCGGCGAAGTGATCGAAATTGCGGGAGAATCCGGCGAAGTGTTTGCCGTGGCCCGCGCCAAAGTGAGCTCCGACGACCTTGCCGGCGACAGCCGCGCCAAAAACCTCGAAGTGGCCCATGCCGACGAAATCGTCATCCTTTAA
- a CDS encoding glutamate-5-semialdehyde dehydrogenase — protein MRKVTAPLGVVGVIYESRPNVTVDVAALCIRSGNAAVLRGGTDAFHTNTVLVSLIRQALEENSVDPDAVVLLPTDRALVNELLTATQFVDIIIPRGSQSLIDFVRQHSRVPVIETGAGVCHTYVEASADLDKAANIVTNAKVSRPSVCNALDTVIVDGSIAADFLPILAPRLAAYQVEIFADETAFPILQQAGYPHLQHAGEADFGREFLDFKCSVKIVANAGEALAHIRRYSSRHSEAIVTQNAALGERFQQEVDAAAVYVNASTRFTDGGVFGLGAEIGISTQKLHARGPFALEKLVTEKWIVTGDGQTR, from the coding sequence GTGCGCAAGGTGACGGCGCCCCTGGGCGTGGTGGGCGTCATTTACGAATCGCGGCCCAATGTAACGGTAGACGTGGCCGCCCTTTGCATCCGCTCCGGCAACGCCGCCGTGCTCCGTGGCGGAACGGACGCGTTCCATACCAATACCGTGCTCGTTTCCCTCATCCGCCAGGCGCTGGAAGAAAACAGCGTGGACCCTGATGCCGTGGTGCTCCTGCCGACCGACCGCGCCCTGGTGAACGAACTGCTCACCGCTACCCAGTTCGTGGATATCATCATCCCCCGCGGCTCCCAATCCCTCATCGATTTCGTGCGGCAGCATTCCCGCGTGCCCGTGATCGAAACGGGCGCCGGCGTTTGCCATACTTACGTGGAAGCCTCGGCCGACCTGGATAAAGCCGCCAACATCGTCACCAATGCGAAGGTGAGCCGTCCGTCGGTGTGCAACGCGCTGGACACGGTGATCGTCGACGGTTCCATCGCCGCCGATTTCCTCCCCATCCTCGCGCCCCGGCTGGCGGCGTACCAGGTGGAGATTTTCGCGGACGAAACGGCCTTCCCTATCCTGCAGCAAGCGGGTTACCCTCACCTGCAACACGCCGGGGAAGCGGATTTCGGGCGGGAGTTCCTCGATTTCAAATGCTCCGTCAAGATCGTGGCCAACGCCGGGGAAGCACTGGCGCACATCCGCAGGTACTCCAGCCGCCATTCCGAAGCCATTGTAACACAAAATGCCGCGCTGGGCGAGCGTTTCCAGCAGGAAGTGGATGCAGCGGCGGTGTACGTTAACGCGTCCACCCGGTTTACCGACGGCGGCGTTTTCGGACTGGGTGCGGAAATCGGTATCTCGACACAGAAACTCCACGCCCGTGGCCCCTTTGCGCTGGAAAAACTGGTGACGGAAAAATGGATCGTGACCGGCGACGGGCAAACCCGCTGA